TAGTGTTCCTGACCATAGGGCATTGAGCCGCTTTCGAACCAACAGTCGAGGACTTCAGGCACACGTTGCATCAGACCCTTTCCTGATGGCGCAGTAAAAGTAATCTCGTCTAAATGCTGGCTATGTAGATCGTTAACTTTCTTTCCACTTAGCTTTTCTAACTCTGCAACTGAGCCAATACAGAGCATCTCTCCAGTCTCGGCACAACGCCAAATTGGTAGCGGTGTTCCCCAATAACGATTACGAGAAATTGCCCAATCCCTTGCCCCTTCAAGCCACTTACCGAAACGCCCATCCCGAATATGCTCAGGAACCCAGTGGATTTGCGCGTTATTCTTTAAGAGTTTCTCTCTTAAGGCTTCAACTTTAACAAACCAACTGGAAATAGATTTGTAGATTAGCGGCGTGTCTGTGCGCCAGCAAAAAGGATAAGAGTGTTGGATTGTCTCATGCCGAACTAGCTTGCCTTGCTCCTTGAGTGAATGGATAATTTTTGCATCGGCTGCTTTGATATTGAGGCCGGCAAAATCTACAACAGCAGCAGTAAAATTTCCTTCCTCATCAACAGGATCGACCACAGGAATACTATTCGCAAGAAACAATTTAAGGTCATCTTCACCAAAAGATGCACAGTGAACTATTCCCGTTCCATCGCTATCTGTTACAAACTCTCCACTGTAGGTTTTAAATGCGCCTTTACTACGCACTGTTTCAAAGTAGGGGAAAAACTGTCGATAAGAAATTCCAATGACTTTGTCTCCAGTAAAACTTGCCAATATCGTGCTTTGATTTTCAGATTTTTTAAGCTCTGGAAAATAAACTTCAGCGCGATTTTCAGCGATAATCACAACTTCCTTCAGACTCTCATTTTTAACAGCGCAGTATTGGACACCCGGTCCAAAAGCAAGTGCGAGGTTACTTGGTAGCGTCCAAGGGGTGGTTGTCCAAGCGTAAGTTGTAAGACGGTAGTCTTGTGGTAAAATTTTCTGAAGAAACTCAGGTAATTCTCCAATAAATTCTGCGCGTACAGTTACAGCAGGATCTTGCACGTCTTTATAATTTAAATTCGCTTCGAAATTACTTAAGGGAGTGTTAATTGCCCAAGAGTAAGGCACGCACTTTAAGCCTTCATAGATCAAACCCTGATCCCAGAGTTTACGAAATATCGCCCAGATTGACTCCATGAAATCACGGTCCATGGTGTGATAAGGTCGTGAAAAATCAACCCAACGACCCGAGCGTTCAATAAATGCTCGCCATTCATTGGTGTAGCGCAACACAATCTTGCGACACTCTTCATTAAATTTTCCAATGCCAAACTCTTTAATAGCTTTTGCACCATGCAGGTTGAGCATTTTTTGAATTTCAAACTCAACGGGAACACCATGGCAATCCCAGCCTAGTCTCCGGTCAACATGAAATCCCTTCATCGTAAAAAATCGACCCACTACGTCCTTGATCGTTCCCGCCAAGAGATGTCCATAGTGTGGGAGTCCTGTGGCAAAAGGCGGGCCATCATAAAATACATATGATTGCTGCTGCGCCTTTTTTTCCATTGACTTTTGAAAAATTTGATTGCGATTCCAAAATTCTAGAATTTCACGTTCGATCTTCGGAAAAGAGATTGACGGATCGTCGCCTTGCTGATCTTGGGTTTCTTCAAAAGTTTTTTTATGATCTGAACTCATAGAATTAAAATCGCTACTTGTTTTAAGTTATTGTTCTCAAGCAACGTTGAGACTGCTCAGCCCAAGCTGGGTCTGCACTTAAAAGCTTTAAATCAAAGCGGATAATGTTACCGGACTTCTGAGTTGCCCACAAGATTCCCCCCTTTGCAGTAAGAAATTCGAGTGGTTCTAAAAAAGTAGCACTATCGAGTGTAAAGTTACCGTCGTTACGGAAACAAAAAAAGCGCAAACGCTGATCTTTGGTTGCAGCTCCAAAAAATAAAATTTGCTGCTCAATGCCTGTAAAGCCCACTAAAAAGTCAGCACTAACTTTAAACGGTGGTAATTGCTTAATTCCACGAATCTTATACGGATAGACTTGTCCATCGCTTGCCGAAACAAATAAATATGCACCATTAGACTCAAGCCACATGTCATCAATGCGCGTTCCCAATGAGGGAGTCTGTATTTTTCTAACTGATTGCGGTAAATCTACGGCAGCATCCGGATCTCTTAAGCCCAGATCATAATCTGTACGAATTAAACGAAAAACAGAAATTTGACCGTCACGCTCACCAGCAAAAAAGATTCTGCCTAAGGGGTGCACAATAATTTTTTCAATTGCCGAGCTCGCTCCAAGATAGGTCTCGAGGGCGCTAGCTTGCTTCCAAGACCAGGCATAAATTGTTCCATCGGCCTGACCAAAAATTAGATATTCTTGCAGCGGGTCCCAGGAGATTGCCGTAACACCTCCACGCAAATCGCTGCGCTTGGCCTTAACTTCAAGTGTGGTCAAATCAAGAACAGTGATCGAAGAAAATTCTGCAATCGCTAACAAAGTTTCATCTTGACTGAGCGCAAGTAGAGTCTGCAAGCCCTGAGCATGGTAGAT
This sequence is a window from bacterium. Protein-coding genes within it:
- a CDS encoding WD40 repeat domain-containing protein yields the protein MNLRKNAIFGQSLNGLALIDQIRELRILDYLCLTTCILVVSGCLPALSKEERPLASTQITQAQAIRPKTEIYADATTGLVGFQAFKLERGQVQNFIATSSGQRAYASTSDGAILELQYLAKSNQLDRRQIYHAQGLQTLLALSQDETLLAIAEFSSITVLDLTTLEVKAKRSDLRGGVTAISWDPLQEYLIFGQADGTIYAWSWKQASALETYLGASSAIEKIIVHPLGRIFFAGERDGQISVFRLIRTDYDLGLRDPDAAVDLPQSVRKIQTPSLGTRIDDMWLESNGAYLFVSASDGQVYPYKIRGIKQLPPFKVSADFLVGFTGIEQQILFFGAATKDQRLRFFCFRNDGNFTLDSATFLEPLEFLTAKGGILWATQKSGNIIRFDLKLLSADPAWAEQSQRCLRTIT
- a CDS encoding isoleucine--tRNA ligase, translated to MSSDHKKTFEETQDQQGDDPSISFPKIEREILEFWNRNQIFQKSMEKKAQQQSYVFYDGPPFATGLPHYGHLLAGTIKDVVGRFFTMKGFHVDRRLGWDCHGVPVEFEIQKMLNLHGAKAIKEFGIGKFNEECRKIVLRYTNEWRAFIERSGRWVDFSRPYHTMDRDFMESIWAIFRKLWDQGLIYEGLKCVPYSWAINTPLSNFEANLNYKDVQDPAVTVRAEFIGELPEFLQKILPQDYRLTTYAWTTTPWTLPSNLALAFGPGVQYCAVKNESLKEVVIIAENRAEVYFPELKKSENQSTILASFTGDKVIGISYRQFFPYFETVRSKGAFKTYSGEFVTDSDGTGIVHCASFGEDDLKLFLANSIPVVDPVDEEGNFTAAVVDFAGLNIKAADAKIIHSLKEQGKLVRHETIQHSYPFCWRTDTPLIYKSISSWFVKVEALREKLLKNNAQIHWVPEHIRDGRFGKWLEGARDWAISRNRYWGTPLPIWRCAETGEMLCIGSVAELEKLSGKKVNDLHSQHLDEITFTAPSGKGLMQRVPEVLDCWFESGSMPYGQEHYPFENRERFEANFPADFIAEGLDQTRGWFYTLLVLSTALFDKPAFKNVIVNGIILAEDGKKMSKSLKNYPPPEEVMEEFGADAMRLYLLSSAATRGEDLRFSKQGVKQVVRQTILPLWNAYNFYATYAAADNWQPAQTPQLASENLLDRWILSKFASLVQGVDRALSSYHLSAAVQPILDFVDQLTNWYIRLNRRRFWSEGKATEEDKTQAYATLHTVLTGFVRVLAPLAPFIAEEIYQRLTKANQINSAQSVHLACFPTLDVELSKIDLKLESGMSLFEEVILLGRSLRNDLGIKVRQPLKSLLVIHPSAQAIAELKPLEIYIREELNVKAVSYSTDESQYVDLSANLNTVLLGKTLGPKLGSKGMQELRSGCQNLTSEQIRSVESGGKLALAGVELGQAELVIKRKARAGVTGLGSSGQISILLDTELSPALLREGLAREFVNRVQKVRKDSNFNVSDRIRINYTTAFPDLTASLSDHAEYIKAETLAVELSAQQLQPSWNELEIEGHPIHVLVERI